From a single Lytechinus variegatus isolate NC3 chromosome 9, Lvar_3.0, whole genome shotgun sequence genomic region:
- the LOC121421945 gene encoding mucin-2-like yields TTTEETTASDTATEETTEADTTTEETTPAYTTTEGTTPGDTTTEETTPADTTTEETTASHTATEETTQAYTTTEGTTPADTTTEETKPADTTKETTPADTTTEETTPADTATDEITQADITTDETTPTDTTIKDTTPADATTEETTPADTTTEETTPYYTTKKLTTPLIQRLKKLLLMIQQLNSLHQLLQQPKKLHQLTHQLMPQLK; encoded by the exons acaacaactgaagaaactacagcATCTGATACagcaactgaagaaactacagaagctgatacaacaactgaagaaactacaccagcttaTACAACAACTGAGGGAACTACACCAGgagatacaacaactgaagaaactacaccagcagatacaacaactgaagaaactacagcATCTCATACagcaactgaagaaactacacaagCTTATACAACAACTGAGggaactacaccagctgatacaacgaCTGAAGAAACTAAACCAGCAGATACAAcaaaagaaactacaccagcggATACAACAAcggaagaaactacaccagctgatacagcaACAGATGAAATTACCCAGGCTGATATAACAACGGATGAAACTACACCAACAGATACAACAATAAAAGATACTACACCAGCTGATGcaacaacagaagaaactacaccagctgatacaacaactgaagaaactacaccataTTACAcaacaaagaaattgactacacca CTGATACAACGACTGAAGAAACTACTCCTgatgatacaacaactgaattCACTGCACCAACTGTTACAACAACCGAAGAAACTACATCAGCTGACACACCAGCTGATGCCACAACTGAAGTAA
- the LOC121421946 gene encoding mucin-17-like yields TTTEETTASDTATEETTEADTTTEETTPAYTTTEGTTPGDTTTEETTPADTTTEETTASHTATEETTQAYTTTEGTTPADTTTEETKPADTTEETTPADTTTEETTPADTATDEITQADITTDETTPTDTTIKDTTPADATTEETTPADTTTEETTPADTTTEETTPADTATDEITQADITTDETTPTYTTTEETTPGDTIIKDTTPADTTTQKTTPAETTTEETTPDDTTTEFTAPTVTTTEETTPADTATDEITQADITTDETTPTDTTIKHTTPADTTTQKTTPAETTTEETTPDDRTTEFTTPTVTTTEETTSADTPADATTEADITTDETTPTDTTIKDTTPADTTTQKTTPADTTTEETTPDDTTTEFTTPTVTTTEETTSADTPADATTEADITTDETTPTDTTIKDTTPADTTTQKTTPAETTTEETTPDDTTTEFTAPTVTTTEETTSADTPADATTEGTTPADTTTEETKPAEQTEKTTPADTTTEETTPADTATDEITQADITTDETTPTDTTIKDTTPADTTTEKTTRADTTTEETTPDDTTTELTTPTVTTTEETTSADTSADATTEETTPADTTMKETTQADTTEETTPAYTTTKGTTPADTITEDTTLADTTEETTPADTTTEETTPADTTTEETTPADTTREETTAADTATDEITQADITTDETKPTDTTIKDTTPADATTEETTPYYTTTELTTQADTTREETTPADTTTEETTPDDTTELTTPTVTTTEETSSADTPTDLIQQLRELHQLIQQLKKLLQQIQQKKLHQLIQQLKKLHKLI; encoded by the exons acaacaactgaagaaactacagcATCTGATACagcaactgaagaaactacagaagctgatacaacaactgaagaaactacaccagcttaTACAACAACTGAGGGAACTACACCAGgagatacaacaactgaagaaactacaccagcagatacaacaactgaagaaactacagcATCTCATACagcaactgaagaaactacacaagCTTATACAACAACTGAGggaactacaccagctgatacaacgaCTGAAGAAACTAAACCAGCAGAtacaacagaagaaactacaccagcggATACAACAAcggaagaaactacaccagctgatacagcaACAGATGAAATTACCCAGGCTGATATAACAACGGATGAAACTACACCAACAGATACAACAATAAAAGATACTACACCAGCTGATGcaacaacagaagaaactacaccagctgatacaacaactgaagaaactacaccagctgatacaacaactgaagaaactacaccagctgatacagcaACAGATGAAATTACCCAGGCTGATATAACAACGGATGAAACTACACCAACatatacaacaactgaagaaactacaccaggtg ATACAATAATAAAAGatactacaccagctgatacaacaactcaAAAAACTACTCCAGCTGAAACAACGACTGAAGAAACTACTCCTgatgatacaacaactgaattCACTGCACCAACTGTTACAACAAccgaagaaactacaccagctgatacagcaACAGATGAAATTACCCAGGCTGATATAACAACGGATGAAACTACACCAACAGATACAACAATAAAACatactacaccagctgatacaacaactcaAAAAACTACTCCAGCTGAAACAACGACTGAAGAAACTACTCCTGATGATAGAACAACTGAATTCACTACACCAACTGTTACAACAACCGAAGAAACTACATCAGCTGACACACCAGCTGATGCCACAACTGAA GCTGATATAACAACGGATGAAACTACACCAACAGATACAACAATAAAAGatactacaccagctgatacaacaactcaAAAAACTACTCCAGCTGATACAACGACTGAAGAAACTACTCCTgatgatacaacaactgaattTACTACACCAACTGTTACAACAACCGAAGAAACTACATCAGCTGACACACCAGCTGATGCCACAACTGAA GCTGATATAACAACGGATGAAACTACACCAACAGATACAACAATAAAAGatactacaccagctgatacaacaactcaAAAAACTACTCCAGCTGAAACAACGACTGAAGAAACTACTCCTgatgatacaacaactgaattCACTGCACCAACTGTTACAACAACCGAAGAAACTACATCAGCTGACACACCAGCTGATGCCACAACTGAA ggaactacaccagctgatacaacgaCTGAAGAAACTAAACCAGCAGAACAAACAGAAAAAACTACACCAGCGGATACAACAAcggaagaaactacaccagctgatacagcaACAGATGAAATTACCCAGGCTGATATAACGACGGATGAAACTACACCAACAGATACAACAATAAAAGatactacaccagctgatacaacaacagaaAAAACTACTCGAGCTGATACAACGACTGAAGAAACTACTCCTgatgatacaacaactgaattAACTACACCAACTGTTACAACAACCGAAGAAACTACATCAGCTGACACATCAGCTGATGCCACAACTGAAGAAAcaacaccagctgatacaacaatgAAAGAAACTACACAAGCTGatacaactgaagaaactacaccagcttaTACAACAACTAAGGGAACTACACCAGCAGATACAATAACTGAAGATACTACTTTAGCAGATACAACAGAGGAAACTACACCAGCGGATACAACAAcggaagaaactacaccagcggATACAACAAcggaagaaactacaccagctgatacaacaagaGAAGAAACTACAGCAGCTGATACAGCAACAGATGAAATTACCCAGGCTGATATAACAACGGATGAAACTAAACCAACAGATACAACAATAAAAGATACTACACCAGCGGATGcaacaacagaagaaactacaccataTTACACAACAACGGAATTGACTACACAAGCTGATACAACAAGAGAAGAGACTACTCCAGCTGATACAACGACTGAAGAAACTACTCCTGATGATACAACTGAATTAACTACACCAACTGTTACAACAACCGAAGAAACTTCATCAGCTGACACACCAACTGAt ctcaTACAACAACTGAGggaactacaccagctgatacaacaactgaagaaactacttCAGCAGAtacaacagaagaaactacaccagctgatacaacaactaaAGAAACTACACAAGCTGATATaa
- the LOC121421944 gene encoding cell surface glycoprotein 1-like: MHACMQLPQGGTQPRSDKACIGSMEQGNIPTACWAQTTMTASSAISTKTEGTTTADTTTKQTGSANTTGTTSLDTTQETAQAYKTTEETTPADTATDNTTPVDTATNETTPADTETEETTSADTKADATTEEIRPADGTASADTITEETTSADTTEETTPADTTTEQTTQADTTTKEETTPVDTATYKTKPADTTTEGTTPADKITDETTATDTTTEETTPADTTTEETTPADTTTEETTPADTATDEITQADITTDETTPTYTTTEENTTIKDTTPADTTTQKTTPADTTTEETTPDDTTTEFTTPTVTTTEETTSADTTTEETTPADTATDEITQADITTDETTPTYTTTDETTPAETTEETAPADTATDEITQADITTDETTPTDTTIKDTTPADTTTEKTTPAETTTEETTPDDRTTEFTAPTVTTTEETTSADPPADATTEADITTDETTPYYTTTKFTTPADTTTEKTTPADTTTEETTPDDTTTELTTPTVTTTEETTSAGKPTDAATKETTASHTATEETTQAYTTTEGTTPADTTTEDTTPADTTKETTPADTTTEETTPADTATDEITQADITTDETTPTDTTIKDTTPADADITTDETTPTDTTIKDTTPADTTTEKTTPAETTTEETTPDDRTTEFTAPTVTTTEETTSADPPADATTEADITTDETTPYYTTTKFTTPADTTTEKTTPADTTTEETTPDDTTTELTRPTVTTTEETTSAGKPTDAATKETTASHTATEETTQAYTTTEGTTPADTTTEDTTPADTTKETTPADTTTEETTPADTATDEITQADITTDETTPTDTTIKDTTPADLKQRLKKLLLMIQQLNSLHQLLQQPKKLHQLTHQLMPQLK, translated from the exons ATGCATGCCTGCATGCAATTGCCCCAAGGCGGGACCCAGCCACGGTCGGACAAGGCGTGCATCGGTAGCATGGAGCAAGGTAAC ATCCCCACAGCGTGCTGGGCGCAAACTACAATGACTG CGAGTTCAGCAATTAGTACAAAGACTGAAGGTACCACaacagctgatacaacaacaaaacaaactgGATCAGCTAATACAACAGGAACTACATCACTAGATACAACGCAAGAAACTGCACAAGCTTATAAAACAACGGAAGAGACTACTCCAGCTGATACAGCAACAGATAATACTACACCAGTTGATACAGCAACAAatgaaactacaccagctgatacagaaactgaagaaactacatcAGCTGACACAAAAGCTGATGCAACAACTGAAGAAATTAGACCAGCTGAt gGAACTGCATCAGCAGATACaataactgaagaaactacTTCAGCGGAtacaacagaagaaactacaccagctgatacaacaacagaaCAAACTACAcaagctgatacaacaacaaaggaagaaactacaccagttgATACAGCAACATATAAAACTaaaccagctgatacaacaacagaaggaactacaccagctgataaaATAACAGATGAAACTACAGCaactgatacaacaactgaagaaactacaccagctgatacaacaactgaagaaactacaccagctgatacaacaactgaagaaactacaccagctgatacagcaACAGATGAAATTACCCAGGCTGATATAACAACGGATGAAACTACACCAACatatacaacaactgaagaaa ATACAACAATAAAAGatactacaccagctgatacaacaactcaAAAAACTACTCCAGCTGATACAACGACTGAAGAAACTACTCCTgatgatacaacaactgaattCACTACACCAACTGTTACAACAACCGAAGAAACTACatcagctgatacaacaactgaagaaactacaccagctgatacagcaACAGATGAAATTACCCAGGCTGATATAACAACGGATGAAACTACACCAACATATACAACAACTGACGAAACTACACCAG ctgaaaCAACCGAAGAAACTGCACCAGCTGATACAGCAACAGATGAAATTACCCAGGCTGATATAACAACGGATGAAACTACACCAACAGATACAACAATAAAAGatactacaccagctgatacaacaactgaaaaAACTACTCCAGCTGAAACAACGACTGAAGAAACTACTCCTGATGATAGAACAACTGAATTCACTGCACCAACTGTTACAACAACCGAAGAAACTACATCAGCTGACCCACCAGCTGATGCCACAACTGAA GCTGATATAACAACGGATGAAACTACACCATATTACACAACAACGAAATttactacaccagctgatacaacaacagaaAAAACTACTCCAGCTGATACAACTACTGAAGAAACTACTCCTgatgatacaacaactgaattAACTACACCAACTGTTACAACAACCGAAGAAACTACATCAGCTGGCAAACCAACTGATGCAGCAACTAAAGAAACTACAGCATCTCATACagcaactgaagaaactacacaagCTTATACAACAACTGAGggaactacaccagctgatacaacgaCTGAAGACACTACACCAGCAGATACAAcaaaagaaactacaccagcggATACAACAAcggaagaaactacaccagctgatacagcaACAGATGAAATTACCCAGGCTGATATAACAACGGATGAAACTACACCAACAGATACAACAATAAAAGATACTACACCAGCTGAT GCTGATATAACAACGGATGAAACTACACCAACAGATACAACAATAAAAGatactacaccagctgatacaacaactgaaaaAACTACTCCAGCTGAAACAACGACTGAAGAAACTACTCCTGATGATAGAACAACTGAATTCACTGCACCAACTGTTACAACAACCGAAGAAACTACATCAGCTGACCCACCAGCTGATGCCACAACTGAA GCTGATATAACAACGGATGAAACTACACCATATTACACAACAACGAAATttactacaccagctgatacaacaacagaaAAAACTACTCCAGCTGATACAACTACTGAAGAAACTACTCCTgatgatacaacaactgaattAACTAGACCAACTGTTACAACAACCGAAGAAACTACATCAGCTGGCAAACCAACTGATGCAGCAACTAAAGAAACTACAGCATCTCATACagcaactgaagaaactacacaagCTTATACAACAACTGAGggaactacaccagctgatacaacgaCTGAAGACACTACACCAGCAGATACAAcaaaagaaactacaccagcggATACAACAAcggaagaaactacaccagctgatacagcaACAGATGAAATTACCCAGGCTGATATAACAACGGATGAAACTACACCAACAGATACAACAATAAAAGATACTACACCAGCTGAT CTGAAACAACGACTGAAGAAACTACTCCTgatgatacaacaactgaattCACTACACCAACTGTTACAACAACCGAAGAAACTACATCAGCTGACACACCAGCTGATGCCACAACTGAAGTAA